The Candidatus Micrarchaeia archaeon DNA window CATGCTATCCACCTTTTCGCCTTTTTGTCTCTATGCAACCTATCTTTATAATGCTATTCGACCGTGACCGATTTGGCCAGGTTCCTGGGCCTGTCCGGGTCTATGCCCCTCGACGTGCTGGTGTAGTACGCGAGAAGCTGCAGCAGCGGGAGCGTCGCGAACGGATGCAACCCGGCAGGGGTTTTTTGTATCTCCAGGGCCACGTCAACCTCTTTCATCACGTCCGGGTCGCTGGTGAGCGCTATCACGAAGGCGCCTCTCGCCTTAACCTCCTTTATGTTCCCGTGTATCTTCGGGAGCGTCTCGTCGCTTGGCGCGAGCGCTATCACCGGGACTCCCTTGGCTATGAGGCTGAGCGGGCCGTGCTTGAGTTCACCGCCAGGATAAGCTTCTGCATGGAGGTACGAAAGTTCCTTCAATTTGAGCGCGCCCTCCATAGCTATCGGGTAGGAAAGGCCCCTTCCGAGGAAGAATATATTCTCTTTTTCCTTCAGCTTTTCCGAAAGCCGCTTCACGTCCTGCTCCCGGGCCAGCGCGTTCTGCACTATCTCCGGGATTGAGGAAAGCCCCCTGCCCCCGAAAGCCAGCTTGTATATGACTGCGAGCTGTGATGAGAAAGTCTTGGTGGCCGCGACGCTCACCTCAGGGCCCGCATGGAGGTAGACCACCATGTCCGAGGCGCGCACTATGCTCGAACCGACCACGTTGGTTATTGAAAGAATCTTCGCGCCGTTCGATTTCGCGTATTTCACTGCCTGGAGCGTGTCCGCGGTCTCGCCGCTCTGCGAAATCGCTATCACCAGGGTTTCCTTCCCCGGGTTGGCTATGAACTGGTACTCGGAGGCTATGAACGGCTTCGCGTTGAGCCCCATGTGCTTCTCGAGCAGGATTGAGAACGCGATGGCGGCGTGGTAGGAAGTGCCGCACGCGAGTATGTGCACGCTCCGCGCCTTCGAGATTAGCTTGCGCGCTTCCTCCACGTCGGTGGCGAGCGACTCGTGCAAAACTGTTTTCTGCTCGTGGATTTCCTTGAGCATGAAATGCTGGAATCCGCCTTTTTCCGCGACTTCGGCGCTCCAGTTCACCTCCATAATCATGGGCTCGAGCTTTTTCCCGTCCAACGAGTATATTGCGTATTCGCCCGCAGACGCGACCACTATGCTCTCGTCCCCTATGGGGATGACGCGTTTCGTGTACGGCAGTACCGCTGGAATGTCCGAGGCGAGCATGTTCTCCTTTTCCCCCAGGCCAAGTATGAGCGGGCTGTTCCTCCTCGCAGCGAAAAGCTTCTCTGAACCGGTTGAGATTGCTACAATCGCGTAGGAGCCCCTGAGCGCCCTTATGGCCTCGAAAAAAGCCTTTTCCAGAGGCATGGACTTCGCGTTCTCCTCTATTAGATGGGCCACCACTTCGCTGTCGGTCTCGCTGTCGAACTTGTGCCCTTTGGAAAGCAAATCCTGCTTCAGCGGGAGGTAATTCTCTATTACCCCATTATGGACCAAGGCTATGCTTTTGGAGCAGCTGGAATGCGGATGGGCATTTTCCTTGCACACGCGCCCATGGGTCGCCCATCTCGAGTGACCCAAGGCGATGTGGCCTTCTAGCGAGGTGAACATAAGGGAATTAGCGACATCATCCACCCTTCCCGCGTCCTTCCTTATCTCTATGGAGTTTTCCCCTGCTATGGCTATTCCTGCCGAATCGTAGCCCCTATACTCCAGAGTCTTCAGCCCCTGCAGTATCACTTCCGAAGCCTTCCTGAATCCAGCATAACCTATAATGCCGCACATGCAAATGAGGTTCGCAGCAAAGCCTAATAAACATTATACGCAAAATGGTTTAGCGAAAAATAAATGGCTTAGAATGAATAGGGTGAAACCATGGCAGTGGAAAAATTGTTGGAAGGGAACATGAGATTCAGAAGCCAGCCTGCGCAGAAGGACCTTGCGAAGATGAGGGCTGAAACGCTGGACGGGCAGGCCCCGTACGCGATAGTGCTCACGTGCAGCGATTCGCGCGTGCCTCCGGAGCATATCTTTGATGCCGGCATAGGGGCGATATTCGTGATAAGGAACGCTGGCAACGTGGCTGACAAGGTGGCGCTCGGAAGCATAGAATACGCTGCTGAGCACCTGCACACGCCCCTGCTCGTGGTCATGGGGCATGAGAAATGCGGCGCGGTTAAAGCTGCATGGGAGCTTCCTGAAGGCCAGCACGCCGAGGGAAACATCGCGGACATAGTTAAAAAGATTGAGAAATCCGTGAAGAAGATGAAGAAGAAAGGCAAGGACATTGAGGATGCTGCGCGCGAGAATGTGAAGAACCAGATGAAGACGATATTAAGGAAGAGCGCGATATGCAAGAAGCTCGTGGAAGAAGGAAAACTCAAAATAGTGGGTGCGAAATACAAGCTTTCGGACGGGAGCGTTGAGTTCTTCTAGTTTTTCTTTTCATTCTCTATTTTTTTATTGTTTTCAGTATTTTACCCCTAATTTTTCCGAAAGCCTTTCCATCATCTCTTTGGTCATTTTTTCAAGAGTGTATTCGTGCTTCCAGCCCCAGTCGCGCCTCGCATCCGAATCGTCTATTGATTTCGGCCATGAGTCCGCGATTTTCTGCCTGAATTCAGGAATATGCTTCTTCACTTCCGCAGCTATTTCCTTCGGAGAGAAGCTCACTGCAGCAAGGTTGTAGCTCGTGCGTATCGCTATTCTTGAAGCAGGGGCTTCCATGATGCCGATTGTGGCTTTTATTGCGTCCGGCATGTACATCATGGGCAGCGTGCTGTCTTCCCCGAGGAAGCAGGCGTATTGCTTTTTCTGCAGGGCTTCGTAGAAGATTGCGATTGCGTAATCGGTCGTGCCCCCGCCGGGAAGGGCTTTGTAGCTTATCAGGCCCGGGTACCTCAAACTCCTCACGTCCACGCCGAATTTGAGGAAGTAATACTGGCAGAGAAGCTCGCCCGCGACTTTGGTGACTCCGTACATCGTGGTCGGCTCGAGCACCGTGCGCTGGGGCGTGCTGTCTCTGGGAGTGGTGGGGCCGAAGGCTGCAATTGAGCTGGGCCAGAACACCTTTATTTTGTATTCCCTGGCCAAATCAAGCACGTTCTTCAGGCTCCCCATGTTGACTTTCCACGCTAGTTCCGGATCCTGCTCGCCCTTCGCTGAGAGTATCGAGGCGAGATGGTAAACGGTTT harbors:
- a CDS encoding NAD-dependent epimerase/dehydratase family protein yields the protein MAERILVIGATGQIGSDLVPELRAKFGNENVVGMGSRAKPSQELLHGPFEFADAADKSALESLVKKYDIKTVYHLASILSAKGEQDPELAWKVNMGSLKNVLDLAREYKIKVFWPSSIAAFGPTTPRDSTPQRTVLEPTTMYGVTKVAGELLCQYYFLKFGVDVRSLRYPGLISYKALPGGGTTDYAIAIFYEALQKKQYACFLGEDSTLPMMYMPDAIKATIGIMEAPASRIAIRTSYNLAAVSFSPKEIAAEVKKHIPEFRQKIADSWPKSIDDSDARRDWGWKHEYTLEKMTKEMMERLSEKLGVKY
- the glmS gene encoding glutamine--fructose-6-phosphate transaminase (isomerizing); the encoded protein is MCGIIGYAGFRKASEVILQGLKTLEYRGYDSAGIAIAGENSIEIRKDAGRVDDVANSLMFTSLEGHIALGHSRWATHGRVCKENAHPHSSCSKSIALVHNGVIENYLPLKQDLLSKGHKFDSETDSEVVAHLIEENAKSMPLEKAFFEAIRALRGSYAIVAISTGSEKLFAARRNSPLILGLGEKENMLASDIPAVLPYTKRVIPIGDESIVVASAGEYAIYSLDGKKLEPMIMEVNWSAEVAEKGGFQHFMLKEIHEQKTVLHESLATDVEEARKLISKARSVHILACGTSYHAAIAFSILLEKHMGLNAKPFIASEYQFIANPGKETLVIAISQSGETADTLQAVKYAKSNGAKILSITNVVGSSIVRASDMVVYLHAGPEVSVAATKTFSSQLAVIYKLAFGGRGLSSIPEIVQNALAREQDVKRLSEKLKEKENIFFLGRGLSYPIAMEGALKLKELSYLHAEAYPGGELKHGPLSLIAKGVPVIALAPSDETLPKIHGNIKEVKARGAFVIALTSDPDVMKEVDVALEIQKTPAGLHPFATLPLLQLLAYYTSTSRGIDPDRPRNLAKSVTVE
- a CDS encoding carbonic anhydrase, whose amino-acid sequence is MAVEKLLEGNMRFRSQPAQKDLAKMRAETLDGQAPYAIVLTCSDSRVPPEHIFDAGIGAIFVIRNAGNVADKVALGSIEYAAEHLHTPLLVVMGHEKCGAVKAAWELPEGQHAEGNIADIVKKIEKSVKKMKKKGKDIEDAARENVKNQMKTILRKSAICKKLVEEGKLKIVGAKYKLSDGSVEFF